ATTACGTTCATTTTAAATGATAAGTTGATTCAAACGGAAGAACCCGCGGGAAGTCTTTTGCTTGACTTTATCCGTTACAAAGCCCATTTGATGGGGACTAAAGCCGGTTGTCGTGAAGGCGATTGTGGTGCTTGTACGGTTTTGGAAGGCGTTCTTGAAAATGGCGAAGTTCGCTACAAAAGTATCCTTTCCTGCCTGACTCCATTGGGAAATGTACAGGGAAAACATATTGTGACTATTGAGGGTTTGCAAAAAGAAAAAATGTCGCCCGTACAGCAGGCGATTATCGAAAACTCTGCTACTCAGTGTGGTTTTTGTACCCCCGGTTTTATTATGTCGCTTACGGCCCATTCGCTTGCTCCGGAAAAGTCTTCTCCGGAAAAAGTGGTAGATGCCATTAGTGGTAACATCTGCCGGTGTACCGGCTATCGTTCCATCAAACAGGCGGCCACAGATATTGCAACGGTTTTGGCAAAAAAAGACAAAAAAGACCCGTTGGGATGGCTCATCAAAGAAGCTTTTCTTCCGGAATATTTTCGGGATATTGCCTCCCGGCTGAAAGAAATTCAGCCTGCGGTACCGCAGGAAACAAAAGAAGGAAAATGGGTAGGCGGAGGTACGGATCTGTTTGTACAACAACCGGATGCTTTACGTACCCGGCCGCTTCTTTTTCTGAAAAAAGAGAAAGACTTGCAACAAATAAAACGCGAAGGCGATACCATTCGTATTGGGGCGGCAGTTACGGCGGGTGATATTATGCAAAATACAATCATGCAGCAGCATTTTCCCCAAATTAAAACTTACTTTAAACTTATTTCTTCAGAACCTGTACGAAATATGGGGACGGTGGCCGGAAACATTGTTAATGCTTCTCCTATTGCTGATTTAACCATATTTTTCCTGGCGTTGGATGCCGAATTGGTGTTGCAGGCAAAAACCGGTACGGAAAGAAAAGTGCCGTTGCGGAAGTTTTACACCGGCTATAAACAGTTAGTATTAACACCGGATGAGAAGATTACGGAAATCCGGTTTTCGTTGCCCCGGAATGTACATTTCAATTTTGAGAAAGTCAGCAAACGGCAACATTTGGATATTGCCAGTGTAAATTCGGCGATCTTGATCGAAAAAGAGGGAAATATCATGACCAAAGTTCATCTTTCGGCTGGTGGCGTTTATCCGTGGCCTTTTTATGCCGAAAAAACCAGCACTTTTCTTACCGGAAAAGAACTTTCTGTGGATGTGATCTTTGAAGCGGTGGAAATTTTGCTTTCTGAGATAGCCCCCATTAGCGATGTACGTGGAAGTAAGGCCTACAAAAGTTTATTGTTGCGGCAGCTTTTCCTGACTCATTTTGCCGGGATGTTCCCCGAAGATTTTACACCGGAATTGTTGTTTTCCAAACTGATGGCCTAAATGGTTTTATGGGTGAAGAAATAAAAAAATTGAAAAAATGAAAAATATAGATTCGAAAGGACATGTTACCGGAAAATCAATTTATCTGGATGATATTCCTGTCCGGCAAAATACACTTTATGCCGCTGTTTTTGATGCAACGGTAGGACATGCCAAAATAAAAAAGCTGGATGTTTCCGAAGCGGAAAAAACACCGGGCGTT
The sequence above is drawn from the Candidatus Sulfidibacterium hydrothermale genome and encodes:
- a CDS encoding FAD binding domain-containing protein; translation: MITFILNDKLIQTEEPAGSLLLDFIRYKAHLMGTKAGCREGDCGACTVLEGVLENGEVRYKSILSCLTPLGNVQGKHIVTIEGLQKEKMSPVQQAIIENSATQCGFCTPGFIMSLTAHSLAPEKSSPEKVVDAISGNICRCTGYRSIKQAATDIATVLAKKDKKDPLGWLIKEAFLPEYFRDIASRLKEIQPAVPQETKEGKWVGGGTDLFVQQPDALRTRPLLFLKKEKDLQQIKREGDTIRIGAAVTAGDIMQNTIMQQHFPQIKTYFKLISSEPVRNMGTVAGNIVNASPIADLTIFFLALDAELVLQAKTGTERKVPLRKFYTGYKQLVLTPDEKITEIRFSLPRNVHFNFEKVSKRQHLDIASVNSAILIEKEGNIMTKVHLSAGGVYPWPFYAEKTSTFLTGKELSVDVIFEAVEILLSEIAPISDVRGSKAYKSLLLRQLFLTHFAGMFPEDFTPELLFSKLMA